From one Micromonospora siamensis genomic stretch:
- a CDS encoding aspartate/glutamate racemase family protein → MTATGYDGALGVLGGMGPSASAGFLQTVYESAAERSGPFAEQVLPRCLLDSDPAFPDRTEVIRAGGETEFVARLARRLAGLEHLGATRIVVACVTAHHFLDRLEPDRRARVISLVDVILDDLETVGAGERLLLVATHGTRDARVLERSARWPAVAHRVVLPGPRVQETLHQLLYRLKWEPVTDEITDRFLRIAAEHGCQGLIAGCTEVHLLTRRLRGGGLRIVDPLLTIATQLKSLLAE, encoded by the coding sequence ATGACGGCTACCGGTTACGACGGCGCCCTGGGTGTGCTCGGCGGGATGGGCCCGTCGGCGTCGGCCGGCTTCCTCCAGACCGTGTACGAGTCGGCGGCCGAGCGCTCCGGCCCCTTCGCCGAGCAGGTCCTTCCCCGCTGCCTGCTCGACTCGGACCCGGCCTTCCCCGACCGGACCGAGGTGATCCGCGCCGGCGGGGAGACCGAGTTCGTGGCGCGGCTCGCGCGCCGGCTGGCCGGTCTGGAACACCTCGGTGCCACCCGGATCGTGGTCGCCTGCGTGACCGCCCACCACTTCCTCGACCGGCTCGAACCGGACCGGCGCGCCCGGGTGATCTCGCTGGTCGACGTGATCCTCGACGACCTGGAGACCGTCGGCGCCGGGGAACGCCTGCTGCTGGTCGCGACCCACGGCACCCGCGACGCCCGCGTCCTGGAGCGCAGCGCCCGCTGGCCCGCCGTGGCCCACCGGGTCGTGCTGCCCGGGCCTCGGGTGCAGGAGACCCTGCACCAGCTGCTCTACCGGCTCAAGTGGGAACCCGTCACCGACGAGATCACCGACCGCTTCCTGCGGATCGCGGCCGAGCACGGCTGCCAGGGGTTGATCGCCGGGTGCACGGAGGTCCACCTGCTGACCCGCCGGCTGCGCGGCGGCGGGCTGCGGATCGTCGACCCCCTGCTCACCATCGCCACACAACTGAAGTCCCTGCTCGCCGAATGA
- a CDS encoding non-ribosomal peptide synthetase produces the protein MNADEALRYWRERLAGVTQPTRLGVERPAASGAGERGRARLPWPAGRVSELERAAATAGRRPEHLVLAAVGLLIAAHAGEQDVVHGVLPDGSGGEPWPMRVRVDPLRPLAEHLDDVRDGCAAGAAHAGPTPAELAACAGLADGVALFGTVVRVTRAAPVTTGSAYDIELTVALGPEPGLHLDHAHGLLAGVDADRLLTHLDRIVSRLVAAADTDPVGDLGPLSDAELAQLLGEWNDTARDLGEPRCLHELFELQAARTPDALAVVQGADRLSYAELDAAADRLAARLAAAGVGRGDTVALYLRRTVRMVVALLGVLKAGAAYAPVDPALPAERVRELVGTLAAPVVLSDPDAVPEVLRRCAGLPALRAALWLGGDGRPPAAGTTDGVVVDDALAAPAAGAPRPDRAHPDDPAYTIFTSGSTGRPKGVAVAHAPAVNLIRWVNETYRVGPADQVLCTASLSFDLSVYDIFGLLAAGGSVRVAATEELRDPQRLLAVLDDEPVTFWDSAPAALQQLEPFFALREPPAEHSLRLVFLSGDWVPLTLPDAARTAFADPEVVALGGATEAAIWSNHFPVTKVDPDWPSIPYGRPITNARYHVLDAGLRPAPVGAPGDLYIGGGCLATGYHADPRLTAAKFVPDPYGHTPGGRLYRTGDRARFWPDGVIEFLGRQDDQVKIRGFRVELGEVEVNLAALPGVGSAVAAVHGTAPNLHLVAYAVPSAGATLDPAGLRAGLADRLPPYMVPAQIVALDALPVTANGKLDRAALPAPDFADAGGATYVAPRTPVEEVVAELWAEVLGVDRVGAEDGFFDLGGHSMLIPQVLARLSSDLQVTVPPVTVLNHPTLAGFAAVVERALLDQIEAAEAAQSAQAADTAQAAGTGGKESQGAGHRR, from the coding sequence GTGAATGCGGACGAAGCGCTGCGGTACTGGCGGGAGCGGCTCGCCGGGGTCACCCAGCCGACGCGGCTGGGCGTCGAGCGTCCCGCCGCCTCCGGTGCAGGCGAGCGCGGCCGGGCCCGGCTGCCGTGGCCGGCGGGGCGGGTGTCCGAGCTGGAGCGCGCCGCCGCGACGGCCGGCCGGCGACCCGAACACCTCGTCCTGGCCGCCGTCGGGCTGCTGATCGCCGCCCACGCCGGCGAGCAGGACGTGGTGCACGGCGTGCTCCCCGACGGATCCGGCGGCGAGCCGTGGCCGATGCGGGTACGGGTGGACCCGCTGCGGCCCCTCGCCGAACACCTCGACGACGTCCGGGACGGCTGCGCGGCCGGCGCCGCACACGCCGGACCGACCCCGGCCGAGCTGGCCGCCTGCGCCGGCCTCGCCGACGGCGTAGCCCTCTTCGGCACCGTCGTGCGGGTCACCCGCGCAGCGCCCGTCACCACCGGGTCCGCGTACGACATCGAGCTGACCGTCGCGCTCGGCCCGGAACCCGGGTTGCACCTCGACCACGCCCACGGCCTGCTCGCCGGCGTCGACGCCGACCGGCTGCTCACCCACCTCGACCGGATCGTGTCCAGGCTGGTCGCCGCCGCCGACACCGACCCGGTGGGCGACCTCGGCCCGCTGTCGGACGCCGAACTCGCCCAACTCCTCGGAGAGTGGAACGACACCGCGCGCGACCTCGGCGAGCCGCGCTGCCTGCACGAGCTCTTCGAACTCCAGGCCGCCCGCACCCCGGACGCGCTCGCCGTCGTCCAGGGCGCGGACCGGCTCAGCTACGCCGAACTCGACGCCGCCGCCGATCGGCTGGCCGCCCGGCTCGCCGCGGCGGGCGTCGGTCGCGGCGACACGGTGGCGCTCTACCTGCGCCGCACCGTCCGGATGGTGGTCGCCCTGCTCGGCGTCCTGAAGGCCGGCGCCGCGTACGCGCCGGTCGACCCGGCGCTGCCCGCCGAGCGGGTACGCGAACTGGTGGGGACGCTCGCCGCGCCGGTGGTGCTCAGCGACCCGGACGCCGTACCGGAGGTGCTGCGGCGCTGCGCGGGACTGCCCGCGCTGCGGGCGGCGCTCTGGCTGGGCGGCGACGGCCGGCCACCGGCGGCCGGGACGACGGACGGGGTGGTGGTCGACGACGCGCTCGCCGCGCCTGCGGCGGGTGCGCCCCGGCCCGACCGCGCCCACCCCGACGACCCGGCGTACACGATCTTCACCTCCGGCTCCACCGGCCGGCCCAAGGGAGTGGCGGTGGCGCACGCGCCGGCGGTGAACCTGATCCGCTGGGTCAACGAGACGTACCGGGTGGGCCCGGCCGACCAGGTGCTCTGCACCGCCTCGCTCAGCTTCGACCTGTCGGTCTACGACATCTTCGGGCTGCTCGCCGCGGGCGGCAGCGTCCGGGTGGCCGCGACCGAGGAACTGCGCGACCCGCAGCGGCTGCTGGCCGTCCTGGACGACGAGCCGGTCACCTTCTGGGACTCCGCCCCGGCCGCCTTGCAGCAGCTGGAACCGTTCTTCGCCCTGCGCGAGCCGCCCGCCGAGCACTCGCTGCGCCTGGTCTTCCTCAGCGGCGACTGGGTGCCGCTGACCCTGCCGGACGCCGCCCGCACCGCCTTCGCCGACCCGGAGGTGGTGGCGCTCGGCGGCGCCACCGAGGCGGCGATCTGGTCCAACCACTTCCCGGTGACCAAGGTCGACCCGGACTGGCCGAGCATTCCGTACGGCCGCCCGATCACCAACGCCCGCTACCACGTGCTCGACGCCGGGCTGCGGCCCGCGCCGGTCGGCGCCCCCGGTGACCTCTACATCGGCGGCGGCTGCCTGGCCACCGGCTACCACGCCGACCCGCGGCTGACCGCCGCCAAGTTCGTCCCCGACCCGTACGGCCACACGCCCGGCGGGCGGTTGTACCGCACCGGCGACCGCGCCCGGTTCTGGCCCGACGGGGTGATCGAGTTCCTCGGCCGGCAGGACGACCAGGTCAAGATCCGGGGCTTCCGCGTCGAGCTGGGCGAGGTCGAGGTGAACCTGGCGGCCCTGCCCGGGGTGGGCTCCGCCGTCGCCGCCGTGCACGGCACCGCCCCCAACCTGCACCTGGTCGCGTACGCGGTGCCGAGCGCCGGGGCCACGCTGGACCCGGCCGGGTTGCGTGCCGGCCTGGCCGACCGGCTGCCGCCGTACATGGTGCCGGCGCAGATCGTCGCGCTGGACGCGTTGCCCGTCACCGCCAACGGCAAGCTGGACCGGGCCGCCCTGCCGGCCCCCGACTTCGCCGACGCCGGCGGCGCGACGTACGTCGCGCCGCGTACCCCGGTGGAGGAGGTGGTGGCCGAGCTGTGGGCGGAGGTGCTCGGGGTCGACCGGGTCGGCGCCGAGGACGGCTTCTTCGACCTGGGCGGCCACTCGATGCTGATCCCGCAGGTGCTGGCCCGGCTCAGCAGCGACCTCCAGGTCACCGTGCCGCCGGTGACGGTGCTCAACCATCCCACCCTTGCCGGCTTCGCCGCCGTGGTCGAACGGGCCCTGCTCGACCAGATCGAGGCCGCCGAGGCTGCGCAGTCGGCGCAGGCGGCGGATACGGCGCAGGCGGCCGGGACCGGCGGGAAGGAGTCCCAGGGTGCCGGCCACCGACGCTGA
- a CDS encoding amino acid adenylation domain-containing protein, translating into MPATDADKLRDLLGRRLAAARRDRGSRTAIERSTGPGPVAPPQERMLFLDELEPGGSAYHLILTFRLEGPVDAGALERALRGIEERHEVLRSRYERRDGAETLVPDEPSFTLRRADLTDDPDAVAAFQTAELGRPFDLRAGPVWRGVLARTDDTLHHLVLTAHHIAIDGWSMDILRHELAHGYAAELGRGTRPAAPAVRYVDYAAWERRRLDTGDHDEQLAYWRQRLADLPPALELPTDRRPPQRRTRPGGLVSGLVDAELAAAVRALARDAGATPFMVLAACLQTLLHRYSGRSDFLVGVPVAGRTEPSLKPLIGLFVNTVVLRADCRPGLSFRDLLDRTRGDAVAAFAHQGVPFERVVTSLPPSRAVAGTPLFEVMLVWNGADQGTWALGDAKAVYLPCPATGTAKFDLSLQVTEAGDAYELLLEYDRELWDEASAARMLGHLVTLTRAAVAEPDRELGRLPLLDAAERDLADRHARGPVRAYPGPVDLAAMVAERAARDGDAVALVCDGAELTHRDLDRRANRLAHHLRALGVRPDQPVAVLLERSFDLVVAILGIVRSGGAYLPLDPEHPAGRSAGVLRDAGVRVVVTHTALAGAAEAGGCTPVRLDADATAIAAHPDTWTLPPALPDQLAYVFYTSGSTGRPKGVMVSHRAAHNQIRWQVDRFGIGPGETVLLKTNVTFDDSVVEVFAALAGGARLVIAEPGGHRDPEYLRALLAAERVGYVRFVPTMLAALLEHGGDVPVPALRVVKSAGEALPPELAARCLAALDAELYNAYGPTEAAVNVTVARCRPGEPMVTIGTPIENVRCHVLDDALAPQPVGVPGMLHLGGVQLARGYHGRPALTAEQFVPDPFGPPGGRLYRTGDLVRRLPDGRLDYLGRADRQVKVRGMRIELGEIESVLAEHPTVGQAVVAARDDRPGGARLVAYLLPSAAGTPDPGQLRGWLADRLPEYMVPAAFTVLAAFPLLPSGKVDRRSLPDPEPDAAPVQAYEPPRGDLERAVAEVWAGTLGVERIGRDDSFFTHGGHSLLAMETLLALRERLRRPVPLRLVFEAPTLAAFAARVAELPATAPDLPPVEPVRARVDGVADVSAAEARIWFADQLEPGDPAYNLPVVCRLRGDVDVPALLAALRALPDAHEALRTRFPSVDGRPVRVVAVGVDLPLRVVDLRGLDPAGRDRALAAALAEEAGARFDLDTGPLVRAAVLPLGDGELVLALTLHHIVADGWSIQPLLADLGTGYAAARAGRPVELPGRLGAGDYASWRNRPLADEARAAELAHWRERLAGLPDAPELPTDGPRDGSAGAAVPFTVPTATADRVRELARAEGCTPFMVLLAGYAAVLARHCATDEVVLTMPVADRGRPDLDGIVGLLLDTAVLRLPVRADDGFRRLLRTARTAVLDAQEHRLLPFDQVVDALGLDGRALARYAVSMDPLRAGAAPFADGVTLEPEPFDLRHSKADLNVLFADGEQGLGGGVVHRTPLFGGDRVRRLTGHLLTLLDAATRAPDAPLAGIGLLTPAERAELAAGGAPPAAAPAPACLHTLVLDQIARTPHAVALVTDEGEWTYHRLGERAARLARHLTAQGVRPGTLVGLCLGRGAQQPVAVLAVLLAGAAYVALDPAHPPARLRGVLADSGAVAVVTDRPWAAACAGSGLPTVVLADDEATIAGQHPDVPDTAATVDPAAVAYLVYTSGSTGRPKGVRTPHAAAAAYLRDYLGGFGLGVGDTVLQLAGLAFDACVRDLLGPLTTGARVVLLDDERAADPQAVVAAVDRHGVTAVLSVVPTLLRALLTVAEQRRPAPGGRLRLLLTAGEALDRADCARAGTAFAGRPTVVNQYGPTEATMTTTSAPVDAAPGERGPAPLGVPVAGARVWIVDRHGDLAPAGVPGEVWIGGGRLADGYHGQPALTAASFVPDPFSGVPGARAYRTGDLARRAADGTLTFLGRGDDQVKIRGHRVEPAGVESVLRTLPGVEEAAVVPVRGDSGVVRLVGCVAPATLDADAIRAGLRGLLPEYQVPAVIRVLPALPRTPNNKVDRRLLAALDEPVRRSAPPRTPTEAVVADVFTEVLGDERVGSSEVGRDDDFFARGGHSLLAARLAARLHRATGHQVPLREVLDLRTVAALAGWLDRAGPVRPDVRPDGPATPDATAADRPTPGQESIWRHCRREPDTAAYNVGFTARVVGEVDEVALARALDALADRHPALRTRFPDTGAGPGVVVAPRVLLPLNRHDVSGEPDPGQEALRRATAELRAPFDLERGPLARAVLIRCGPREHLLGLTVHHIVADGWTLSVLQRDLAALHDEFAAGRLPELPPVPGFAGYAAAQLARLDTPRSAADATYWRDRLRDVPTVLPLPTDRPRPPRWSLAGSVEPFTVDPAVAAGVRRLADETGATGFVVLLAAFQRWLHRLSAAERFLVAVPVANRPDPESERVAGPFANIVPVPADLRGAPTFRELVGRVRETFLEVWEHRELPYEQLVTAYADAAGDRPPLCQAMFAVQNLPPAGPGPSGLTATPLLLDRGTCRYELHMRCHETPDGLAGWLEYSTALFDRPAVLQRLRGFRTLLAEAVTAPDDPGAC; encoded by the coding sequence GTGCCGGCCACCGACGCTGACAAGCTGCGCGACCTGCTCGGCCGCCGGCTCGCCGCGGCCCGCCGCGACCGGGGGTCCCGGACCGCCATCGAACGCTCCACCGGCCCCGGTCCGGTCGCCCCGCCCCAGGAGCGGATGCTCTTCCTCGACGAGTTGGAACCGGGCGGCTCCGCCTACCACCTGATCCTCACCTTCCGGCTGGAGGGACCGGTCGACGCCGGGGCGCTGGAGCGGGCGCTGCGCGGCATCGAGGAACGCCACGAGGTGCTGCGCAGCCGGTACGAGCGGCGCGACGGCGCCGAGACGCTGGTGCCGGACGAACCGTCCTTCACGCTGCGTCGCGCCGACCTGACCGACGACCCGGACGCCGTGGCGGCGTTCCAGACCGCGGAACTCGGCCGCCCCTTCGACCTGCGCGCCGGCCCGGTGTGGCGCGGGGTGCTGGCCCGTACCGACGACACGCTGCACCACCTGGTGCTCACCGCCCACCACATCGCCATCGACGGCTGGTCGATGGACATCCTGCGTCACGAGCTGGCCCACGGGTACGCCGCCGAACTCGGCCGGGGCACCCGGCCCGCCGCGCCCGCCGTCCGCTACGTCGACTACGCGGCGTGGGAACGCCGGCGCCTCGACACCGGCGACCACGACGAGCAGCTCGCCTACTGGCGGCAGCGGCTGGCCGACCTGCCGCCCGCCCTCGAGCTGCCCACCGACCGCCGCCCGCCGCAGCGGCGCACCCGCCCCGGCGGCCTGGTGTCCGGCCTCGTCGACGCCGAGCTGGCCGCCGCCGTCCGCGCGCTGGCCCGCGACGCGGGGGCCACCCCGTTCATGGTGCTGGCCGCCTGCCTGCAGACCCTGCTGCACCGATACTCCGGCCGGTCGGACTTTCTCGTCGGCGTCCCGGTGGCGGGCCGGACCGAGCCGAGCCTCAAACCACTGATCGGCCTGTTCGTCAACACCGTCGTGCTGCGCGCCGACTGCCGTCCCGGACTGTCCTTCCGGGACCTGCTCGACCGGACCCGCGGCGACGCCGTGGCCGCGTTCGCCCACCAGGGCGTGCCCTTCGAACGCGTGGTGACGTCCCTGCCGCCGTCCCGGGCGGTCGCCGGCACGCCGTTGTTCGAGGTGATGCTGGTCTGGAACGGCGCCGACCAGGGCACCTGGGCGCTCGGCGACGCCAAGGCGGTCTACCTGCCCTGCCCGGCCACCGGTACCGCCAAGTTCGACCTGAGCCTCCAGGTCACCGAGGCGGGCGACGCCTACGAGCTGCTGCTGGAGTACGACCGCGAGCTGTGGGACGAGGCGAGCGCCGCCCGGATGCTGGGTCACCTCGTCACCCTCACCCGGGCCGCGGTCGCCGAGCCCGACCGGGAACTGGGCCGGCTGCCGCTGCTCGACGCCGCGGAGCGTGACCTGGCCGACCGGCACGCGCGGGGGCCCGTGCGCGCGTACCCGGGGCCGGTCGACCTGGCGGCCATGGTGGCCGAGCGGGCCGCCCGCGACGGCGACGCGGTCGCGCTGGTGTGCGACGGCGCCGAGCTGACCCACCGGGACCTCGACCGGCGGGCCAACCGCCTCGCCCACCACCTGCGGGCGCTGGGCGTGCGGCCCGACCAGCCGGTGGCGGTGCTGCTGGAACGCTCCTTCGACCTGGTGGTAGCGATCCTGGGGATCGTCCGCTCCGGCGGCGCCTACCTTCCCCTGGACCCGGAGCACCCGGCCGGGCGGTCCGCGGGCGTCCTGCGCGACGCCGGGGTACGCGTCGTCGTCACCCACACCGCCCTGGCCGGCGCGGCCGAGGCCGGCGGCTGCACCCCGGTACGCCTCGACGCCGACGCCACCGCCATCGCCGCCCACCCCGACACCTGGACCCTGCCGCCGGCCCTGCCCGACCAGCTGGCGTACGTCTTCTACACCTCCGGCTCCACCGGCCGCCCCAAGGGCGTGATGGTCAGCCACCGGGCCGCGCACAACCAGATCCGCTGGCAGGTCGACCGGTTCGGCATCGGCCCCGGCGAGACCGTCCTGCTCAAGACGAACGTCACCTTCGACGACTCGGTGGTCGAGGTGTTCGCCGCCCTGGCCGGCGGCGCCCGGCTGGTGATCGCCGAGCCCGGCGGCCACCGCGACCCGGAGTACCTGCGCGCGCTGCTGGCCGCCGAGCGGGTGGGCTATGTCCGGTTCGTGCCCACCATGCTGGCCGCGCTGCTGGAACACGGCGGCGACGTGCCGGTGCCCGCGCTGCGGGTGGTCAAGAGCGCGGGGGAGGCGCTCCCGCCCGAGCTGGCCGCCCGCTGCCTCGCGGCGCTCGACGCGGAGCTCTACAACGCGTACGGTCCGACGGAGGCGGCGGTGAACGTCACCGTCGCGCGCTGCCGGCCGGGGGAGCCGATGGTGACGATCGGCACCCCGATCGAGAACGTCCGCTGTCACGTGCTCGACGACGCGCTGGCGCCGCAACCCGTCGGGGTGCCCGGCATGCTCCACCTGGGCGGTGTGCAGCTCGCCCGCGGCTACCACGGCCGTCCCGCGCTGACCGCCGAGCAGTTCGTGCCGGACCCGTTCGGACCGCCCGGCGGGCGGCTGTACCGCACCGGTGACCTGGTGCGCCGGCTGCCCGACGGCCGGCTCGACTACCTGGGCCGGGCCGACCGGCAGGTCAAGGTCCGCGGCATGCGCATCGAGCTGGGCGAGATCGAGTCCGTCCTCGCCGAGCACCCCACGGTCGGGCAGGCGGTGGTCGCCGCCCGCGACGACCGGCCCGGCGGGGCACGGCTGGTCGCGTACCTGCTGCCCAGCGCCGCCGGCACCCCCGACCCGGGGCAGCTGCGCGGCTGGCTCGCCGACCGGCTGCCCGAGTACATGGTCCCGGCCGCGTTCACCGTGCTGGCCGCCTTCCCGCTGCTGCCCAGCGGCAAGGTGGACCGCAGGAGCCTGCCGGACCCGGAGCCCGACGCCGCCCCGGTGCAGGCGTACGAGCCGCCGCGCGGCGACCTGGAACGGGCCGTCGCCGAGGTCTGGGCCGGCACCCTGGGCGTCGAGCGGATCGGCCGCGACGACAGCTTCTTCACCCACGGCGGGCACTCCCTGCTCGCCATGGAGACGCTGCTCGCCCTCCGGGAACGCCTGCGCCGGCCGGTGCCGCTGCGGCTGGTCTTCGAGGCGCCCACCCTCGCCGCGTTCGCCGCCCGCGTCGCCGAGTTGCCCGCCACGGCACCGGACCTCCCACCGGTGGAGCCGGTACGCGCCCGCGTCGACGGCGTCGCGGACGTCTCGGCGGCCGAGGCGCGGATCTGGTTCGCCGACCAGCTGGAGCCGGGCGACCCGGCGTACAACCTGCCGGTGGTCTGCCGGCTGCGCGGCGACGTCGACGTGCCGGCGCTGCTCGCGGCGCTGCGCGCCCTGCCCGACGCGCACGAGGCGCTGCGTACCCGCTTCCCGTCGGTCGACGGGCGGCCGGTGCGCGTCGTCGCCGTTGGGGTCGACCTGCCGCTGCGCGTGGTCGACCTACGCGGCCTCGACCCGGCCGGACGCGACCGCGCGCTGGCGGCGGCGCTCGCCGAGGAGGCCGGCGCCCGCTTCGACCTGGACACCGGACCGCTGGTGCGCGCCGCCGTGCTGCCGCTCGGCGACGGCGAGCTGGTGCTGGCGCTCACCCTGCACCACATCGTCGCCGACGGCTGGTCGATCCAGCCGCTCCTGGCCGACCTGGGCACCGGCTACGCGGCGGCGCGGGCCGGCCGGCCCGTGGAGCTGCCCGGCCGGCTCGGCGCCGGCGACTACGCCAGTTGGCGCAACCGGCCCCTCGCCGACGAGGCGCGGGCGGCGGAACTGGCGCACTGGCGGGAGCGCCTGGCGGGCCTGCCCGACGCGCCGGAACTGCCCACCGACGGCCCGCGCGACGGCTCCGCGGGAGCCGCCGTGCCGTTCACCGTCCCGACCGCGACCGCCGACCGGGTACGGGAGCTGGCCCGGGCCGAGGGCTGCACCCCGTTCATGGTGCTGCTGGCCGGGTACGCCGCCGTGCTCGCCCGGCACTGCGCCACCGACGAGGTGGTGCTGACCATGCCCGTCGCCGACCGGGGCCGGCCCGACCTCGACGGCATCGTCGGCCTGCTGCTGGACACCGCCGTCCTGCGGCTGCCGGTCCGCGCCGACGACGGCTTCCGGAGGCTGCTGCGTACCGCCCGCACGGCGGTGCTCGACGCCCAGGAACACCGGCTGCTCCCGTTCGACCAGGTCGTCGACGCGCTCGGGCTCGACGGCCGGGCGCTGGCCCGGTACGCCGTGTCGATGGACCCGCTGCGGGCCGGCGCCGCCCCGTTCGCCGACGGCGTCACCCTGGAGCCGGAACCGTTCGACCTGCGGCACTCCAAGGCCGACCTGAACGTGCTCTTCGCCGACGGCGAGCAGGGCCTCGGCGGCGGCGTCGTGCACCGCACCCCGCTGTTCGGCGGCGACCGGGTCCGGCGGCTGACCGGGCACCTGCTCACCCTGCTCGACGCGGCGACCCGCGCTCCGGACGCCCCGCTGGCCGGGATCGGCCTGCTCACCCCCGCCGAGCGGGCCGAGCTGGCCGCCGGCGGCGCGCCGCCGGCCGCCGCCCCCGCCCCGGCCTGCCTGCACACGCTGGTCCTCGACCAGATCGCCCGCACCCCGCACGCGGTGGCCCTGGTGACCGACGAGGGGGAGTGGACCTACCACCGGCTCGGTGAGCGGGCGGCACGCCTGGCCCGGCACCTGACCGCCCAGGGCGTACGGCCGGGCACGCTGGTCGGCCTCTGCCTGGGCCGGGGAGCGCAGCAGCCGGTCGCCGTGCTGGCCGTGCTGCTGGCCGGCGCCGCGTACGTCGCGCTGGACCCCGCCCACCCGCCGGCCCGGCTGCGTGGCGTGCTGGCCGACAGCGGCGCCGTCGCCGTCGTCACCGACCGGCCCTGGGCGGCGGCGTGCGCGGGCAGCGGCCTGCCCACCGTGGTGCTCGCCGACGACGAGGCCACCATCGCCGGGCAGCATCCCGACGTCCCCGACACCGCCGCGACGGTCGACCCGGCCGCCGTGGCGTACCTGGTCTACACCTCCGGCTCCACCGGGCGGCCCAAGGGCGTCCGCACCCCGCACGCCGCCGCGGCGGCCTACCTCCGCGACTACCTGGGCGGCTTCGGCCTCGGCGTCGGCGACACCGTCCTCCAGCTCGCCGGGCTGGCCTTCGACGCCTGCGTCCGCGACCTGCTCGGGCCGCTGACCACCGGTGCCCGGGTGGTCCTGCTCGACGACGAGCGGGCCGCCGACCCGCAGGCCGTGGTCGCCGCCGTCGACCGGCACGGGGTCACCGCGGTGCTGAGCGTGGTGCCCACCCTGCTGCGGGCGCTGCTGACCGTGGCCGAGCAACGCCGCCCGGCGCCGGGCGGCCGGCTGCGCCTGCTGCTCACCGCCGGCGAGGCCCTGGACCGGGCCGACTGCGCCCGCGCCGGGACCGCGTTCGCCGGGCGGCCGACGGTGGTCAACCAGTACGGGCCGACCGAGGCCACGATGACCACCACCAGCGCGCCGGTGGACGCGGCGCCCGGCGAGCGCGGTCCCGCCCCGCTCGGGGTGCCCGTGGCCGGGGCCCGGGTGTGGATCGTCGACCGGCACGGCGACCTGGCCCCGGCGGGCGTGCCCGGCGAGGTGTGGATCGGTGGCGGGCGGCTCGCCGACGGCTACCACGGCCAGCCGGCGCTGACCGCGGCGAGCTTCGTACCCGATCCGTTCTCCGGCGTTCCGGGGGCCCGGGCGTACCGCACCGGCGACCTGGCCCGCCGCGCGGCCGACGGCACCCTGACCTTCCTCGGCCGGGGCGACGACCAGGTCAAGATCCGCGGCCACCGGGTGGAACCGGCCGGCGTCGAGAGCGTGCTGCGCACCCTGCCCGGCGTCGAGGAGGCGGCGGTCGTGCCGGTGCGCGGCGACTCGGGCGTCGTCCGGCTGGTCGGCTGCGTCGCACCGGCCACCCTGGACGCCGACGCGATCCGCGCCGGGCTGCGCGGCCTGCTCCCCGAATACCAGGTGCCCGCCGTCATCCGGGTGCTGCCCGCGCTGCCGCGCACCCCCAACAACAAGGTGGACCGCCGGCTGCTGGCCGCGCTCGACGAGCCGGTACGGCGTTCGGCGCCACCCCGCACCCCCACCGAGGCCGTGGTGGCCGACGTGTTCACCGAGGTGCTCGGCGACGAGCGGGTCGGCTCGTCGGAGGTGGGCCGCGACGACGACTTCTTCGCCCGCGGCGGCCACTCGCTGCTCGCCGCCCGGCTCGCCGCCCGCCTGCACCGGGCCACCGGCCACCAGGTGCCGCTGCGCGAGGTCCTCGACCTGCGGACGGTGGCCGCGCTGGCCGGCTGGCTGGACCGGGCGGGACCGGTGCGGCCCGACGTCCGGCCCGACGGTCCGGCAACCCCCGACGCCACCGCGGCGGACCGGCCCACCCCCGGGCAGGAGTCGATCTGGCGGCACTGCCGGCGGGAGCCGGACACCGCCGCGTACAACGTGGGTTTCACCGCCCGGGTCGTCGGCGAGGTGGACGAGGTCGCCCTCGCCCGGGCCCTGGACGCGCTGGCCGACCGGCACCCGGCGTTGCGCACCCGGTTCCCGGACACCGGAGCGGGACCGGGCGTGGTGGTGGCGCCCCGGGTGCTGCTCCCGCTGAACCGGCACGACGTGTCGGGGGAACCCGATCCGGGGCAGGAGGCGCTGCGGCGGGCCACCGCCGAGCTGCGGGCCCCGTTCGACCTGGAACGCGGGCCGCTGGCCCGCGCCGTGCTGATCCGCTGCGGCCCGCGGGAGCACCTGCTCGGCCTGACCGTGCACCACATCGTCGCCGACGGCTGGACCCTCTCGGTGCTCCAACGCGACCTGGCCGCGCTGCACGACGAGTTCGCCGCAGGCCGGCTGCCCGAGCTGCCGCCGGTGCCCGGCTTCGCCGGCTACGCCGCCGCGCAGCTGGCCCGGCTGGACACCCCGCGCTCCGCGGCCGACGCGACCTACTGGCGGGACCGGCTGCGCGACGTGCCGACGGTGCTGCCGCTGCCCACCGACCGGCCCCGGCCACCGCGCTGGTCACTGGCCGGGTCGGTGGAGCCGTTCACCGTCGACCCGGCCGTGGCCGCCGGGGTACGCCGGCTCGCCGACGAGACCGGCGCCACCGGATTCGTGGTGCTGCTGGCCGCGTTCCAACGCTGGCTGCACCGGCTGTCCGCCGCGGAGCGGTTCCTGGTCGCGGTGCCGGTGGCGAACCGGCCCGACCCGGAGTCCGAGCGGGTCGCCGGGCCGTTCGCGAACATCGTGCCGGTCCCCGCCGACCTGCGCGGAGCGCCGACCTTCCGGGAACTGGTCGGGCGGGTCCGGGAGACCTTCCTCGAGGTGTGGGAACACCGTGAGCTGCCGTACGAGCAGCTGGTCACCGCGTACGCCGACGCGGCCGGCGACCGGCCGCCGCTGTGCCAGGCGATGTTCGCCGTGCAGAACCTGCCGCCGGCCGGGCCGGGCCCGAGCGGGCTCACCGCCACCCCGCTGCTGCTCGACCGCGGCACCTGCCGCTACGAGCTGCACATGCGCTGCCACGAGACGCCCGACGGGCTCGCCGGCTGGCTGGAGTACAGCACCGCGCTGTTCGACCGGCCGGCGGTGCTCCAGCGGCTGCGTGGCTTCCGCACGCTGCTGGCCGAGGCGGTCACCGCCCCCGACGATCCCGGAGCCTGCTGA